The following are encoded in a window of Phaeodactylum tricornutum CCAP 1055/1 chromosome 29, whole genome shotgun sequence genomic DNA:
- a CDS encoding predicted protein — translation MIKDILDKQVFELKKLWANKRQLTFQVLNLAMIVFSALMIWKGLMFVTQSESPVVVVLSGSMEPAFQRGDILFLHNAVREVHVGDVVVFKIKDRDIPIVHRILKVHLDTDTFQVDLLTKGDNNRVDDRGLYAPGQLWLNRDDILGKAVGTLRYVGMVTIALNDYPVLKYVLVGMMGLFVLTSKEG, via the coding sequence ATGATCAAGGACATACTGGACAAGCAAGTCTTCGAGCTGAAAAAGCTCTGGGCCAACAAACGCCAACTCACCTTTCAGGTCTTGAATTTGGCCATGATTGTCTTTTCGGCTCTCATGATATGgaagggtctcatgttcgTGACGCAGTCCGAATCACCCGTCGTGGTGGTCCTCAGTGGATCCATGGAACCCGCCTTTCAACGCGGCGACATTCTCTTTCTCCACAACGCCGTCCGGGAAGTACACGTGGGCGACGTGGTGGTCTTTAAAATCAAAGATCGGGACATCCCCATCGTCCACCGCATACTCAAAGTTCATTTGGATACCGACACGTTCCAAGTGGATTTACTCACCAAAGGAGACAACAACCGCGTCGACGATCGGGGACTCTACGCACCCGGACAACTGTGGCTCAACCGAGACGATATCCTCGGCAAGGCCGTTGGGACTTTACGATACGTCGGGATGGTCACCATTGCCCTTAACGACTACCCCGTACTCAAATATGTACTCGTCGGGATGATGGGGCTCTTTGTACTCACCAGTAAGGAAGGATAA
- a CDS encoding predicted protein, with protein sequence RWVVMVPNVIPGERVRVAVFRNFNNYSEADLVTVLEPSPDRVVPHCPLAADCGGCQLQHVSIESQRRWKTTLVQEGLAQYGLTDVTVAPTLGTDQTYGYRSKLTPHYDAPAKQPIGFQKMTSRKIINVETCPIATPAINAKYQQTRQELMSQPSKRKKGATLLFRQGNADDDYVETNHQQPLTTTVRGLNFTYLAGNFFQNNYYVLPLMVEHVLARAVGDDHEQPTMTHLADCYCGSGLFAIAAAPSFATVVGIEINDKAVREAQANAERNGIDHCQFLAASSENIFAEIRDFPRDTTVVVLDPPRKGCSVEFLSQLYDFAPRRIVYMSCDPTTQARDAQGIVAAGYRITSVQPFDLFPQTRHIECLMVLERSPAPGV encoded by the exons CGCTGGGTCGTCATGGTCCCCAACGTCATTCCCGGCGAACGGGTCCGGGTGGCAGTCTTTCGCAATTTCAACAATTACAGTGAAGCCGATTTGGTCACCGTCCTCGAACCCAGTCCGGATCGGGTCGTCCCACACTGTCCGTTGGCCGCGGACTGTGGCGGTTGTCAACTCCAACATGTCTCGATTGAATCGCAACGACGGTGGAAGACTACTCTGGTCCAGGAAGGATTGGCCCAGTACGGATTGACCGATGTCACCGTCGCACCGACCCTCGGGACGGACCAAACGTACGGCTACCGCAGTAAACTGACACCGCACTACGATGCTCCCGCGAAACAAC CAATTGGTTTTCAGAAAATGACCTCCCGAAAAATCATCAACGTCGAGACGTGTCCGATTGCGACGCCGGCTATTAACGCCAAGTACCAGCAAACGCGACAAGAATTGATGAGCCAGCCGTCGAAACGTAAAAAGGGCGCCACCTTGCTCTTCCGTCAAGgcaacgccgacgacgactacGTCGAAACCAACCACCAGCAACCCTTGACCACCACCGTCCGAGGCCTCAACTTTACCTACCTGGCGGgcaactttttccaaaacaatTACTACGTGTTGCCGCTCATGGTGGAACACGTACTGGCCCGCGCCGTGGGGGACGACCACGAACAACCCACCATGACGCATTTGGCCGATTGTTACTGCGGAAGTGGTTTGTTCGCCATTGCGGCCGCGCCCTCCTTCGCCACCGTCGTGGGCATCGAAATCAACGACAAGGCCGTCCGCGAGGCGCAAGCCAACGCCGAGCGGAACGGCATCGACCACTGCCAATTCCTGGCCGCCAGTTCGGAAAACATCTTTGCGGAAATTCGGGATTTCCCCCGAGACACGACGGTGGTGGTACTGGATCCACCCCGCAAGGGCTGTTCCGTGGAATTTTTGTCGCAACTGTACGACTTTGCACCACGACGGATCGTGTACATGTCGTGTGATCCCACGACGCAAGCGCGTGACGCCCAAGGTATCGTCGCGGCGGGCTACCGCATCACGTCCGTACAACCCTTTGATCTGTTTCCGCAAACGCGACATATTGAGTGTCTCATGGTACTGGAACGGTCCCCGGCGCCGGGCGTATAG
- a CDS encoding predicted protein yields the protein MLAPNVWNVVLSTRRVCGRTLATNGRVAVMRKTLRRTRGYWHGPGGDGGGPTRVDCRSLSTNVIPTNTPLHDGLFAIPELQTPSDFLQCAVQAMHQCDQLRDALGDRHDDHANSITSSSSLTKSCAVDRLYQLDEISRVVCNVIDAAELCRSTHASEEWRDAAHRAFVLLSDYIAQLNTDPRLYRALTTIFGTSSSSTTTTSNSSTAHRFALLLRAEFERDGIHLPEHERAHVRNLQASLTALETSFSRNLVTSHKTFAAHAQDVADVLPPHVLQAYHIVVPPVTHESSTVQLGTSEPQILQTLLRYSNSPSLRRQVYLESHTAVPENLEILDGLVRVRYELAQALGFDSYADRFLRDKMAAHPSNVASFLQTLQRSNSPLYRQEMTMLSQAKQQVEGNDVVEPWDVPFYIGLLKTRDGFDVHDVSEYLTLPQCLDGMKTLVDKLFGINMQECELTDNERWDGPTVKKEERIRRFDFLEKSTGRKLGTIYLDLHPREGKYGHAAHFTVRCGCVLNGPSDPPKYQYPIVALVCNLSSTNTNLSHAEVETLFHEFGHALHSLLSRTRFQHMSGTRAAMDFVETPSHWMENYAWDTDFLKILAVHPQTGASIPDELIRALQKSRYEFAAIERQSQILYATFDQKLFGVPTTADTTALFGQLHREIGVPYTDGTHWHSRFGHLVTYGAGYYGYLYAQVFAGDIWRHLFQGRSMERKSGDELWHKVLIHGGAKDPSDMLTDLLGRPPQVNSFGQ from the exons ATGTTGGCCCCGAATGTGTGGAACGTCGTGTTGTCTACGAGACGAGTGTGTGGTCGGACACTTGCGACGAACGGTCGGGTTGCCGTGATGCGCAAGACCCTTCGTCGGACCCGCGGGTATTGGCATGGCCccggcggcgacggcggcgggcCTACCCGAGTCGATTGTCGTTCCTTGTCCACGAATGTCATTCCCACCAATACTCCGTTACACGACGGTCTTTTTGCCATTCCGGAACTCCAAACACCGTCCGATTTTCTGCAGTGTGCCGTCCAAGCCATGCACCAGTGCGATCAATTGCGCGATGCACTCGGTGACCGCCACGACGACCACGCCAATAGCAtcacgtcgtcgtcgtcgttgaccAAATCGTGTGCGGTGGATCGTTTGTACCAACTCGACGAAATTAGTCGCGTCGTTTGCAACGTAATTGACGCGGCAGAATTGTGTCGTAGTACCCACGCTTCGGAAGAATGGCGTGACGCCGCCCACCGGGCCTTTGTCCTACTCAGCGACTACATTGCTCAACTCAATACCGATCCACGTCTTTATCGGGCACTCACGACCATAttcgggacgtcgtcgtcctccaccaccaccacatcGAACTCCTCCACTGCCCAC CGCTTCGCGCTTTTGTTGCGCGCCGAGTTCGAACGCGACGGCATACACTTGCCGGAACACGAACGAGCGCACGTACGGAATCTCCAAGCGTCTCTCACCGCATTGGAAACCTCCTTTAGTCGCAATCTCGTTACGTCTCACAAAACCTTTGCCGCACACGCCCAGGACGTGGCTGACGTACTGCCTCCGCACGTACTCCAAGCCTACCACATTGTCGTCCCACCTGTCACACACGAATCATCCACTGTCCAACTCGGTACTTCCGAACCGCAAATATTGCAAACACTCTTGCGCTACTCAAACTCGCCGTCGTTGCGGCGACAAGTGTATCTGGAAAGTCACACGGCCGTCCCGGAAAACTTGGAAATACTGGACGGCTTGGTACGGGTACGCTACGAATTGGCCCAAGCGCTGGGCTTTGACTCGTACGCCGATCGCTTTCTGCGCGACAAAATGGCGGCCCACCCGAGCAACGTGGCCAGCTTTTTGCAAACGCTGCAACGCAGCAACTCTCCCTTGTACCGACAAGAAATGACCATGCTGTCACAAGCCAAGCAACAAGTGGAAGGCAATGACGTGGTCGAGCCGTGGGATGTACCCTTCTATATTGGCCTTTTGAAAACACGGGACGGCTTTGATGTGCACGACGTGTCGGAGTATTTGACGCTGCCGCAGTGCCTCGATGGCATGAAAACGCTCGTCGATAAGTTGTTCGGAATCAATATGCAAGAATGCGAATTGACCGACAACGAACGATGGGACGGGCCCACTGTCAAGAAGGAAGAACGAATTCGAAGGtttgactttttggaaaagagcacCGGTCGGAAGTTGGGAACGATCTACCTCGACCTGCATCCGCGTGAGGGCAAGTACGGCCACGCCGCCCATTTTACCGTCCGTTGTGGCTGTGTTCTGAACGGACCCAGTGATCCACCCAAGTATCAATACCCCATCGTGGCTCTGGTGTGCAACTTGTCTAGCACCAACACAAACTTGTCCCATGCCGAGGTCGAGACGCTCTTTCACGAATTCGGACACGCCCTGCATTCCTTGCTCAGCCGAACTAGATTTCAGCACATGTCCGGAACTCGTGCAGCCATGGATTTTGTCGAAACTCCCTCACATTGGATGGAAAACTACGCGTGGGATACCGACTTTTTGAAAATTTTGGCGGTGCATCCGCAAACGGGCGCGTCGATTCCCGACGAGTTGATACGGGCCCTGCAAAAATCACGGTACGAGTTCGCTGCGATTGAGCGCCAAAGCCAGATATTATACGCCACGTTTGATCAAAAATTGTTCGGGGTACCCACTACGGCCGATACAACGGCTCTTTTTGGACAGCTCCATCGAGAGATTGGCGTCCCCTACACCGACGGTACGCATTGGCATTCGCGGTTTGGCCATCTCGTCACGTACGGTGCGGGATACTATGGCTACTTGTATGCGCAAGTGTTTGCCGGCGACATTTGGCGACACCTGTTTCAAGGGCGATCCATGGAGCGAAAGTCGGGCGACGAGCTGTGGCATAAAGTATTGATTCACGGAGGCGCCAAGGACCCGAGTGATATGTTGACTGATTTACTCGGAAGGCCACCGCAGGTAAATTCGTTTGGGCAATAA
- a CDS encoding predicted protein gives MEVGKLIAVIGDEDTVTGFLLAGVGHRTADGSNFLIVKQDTKLQQVEEAFQNFSVRDDVGIILINQHVANDIRHILKDYHETIPTVLEIPSKEHPYDPEQDYIMQRVNMFLGGGM, from the exons ATG GAAGTCGGTAAACTTATCGCAGTCATCGGTGATGAA GACACCGTCACAGGCTTCTTGTTAGCTGGTGTAGGTCACCGCACGGCAGATGGGTCCAACTTTTTGATCGTCAAGCAGGACACGAAGTTGCAACAAGTAGAAGAAGCTTTCCAGAACTTTTCTGTACGTGACGATGTCGGTATCATTCTCATCAATCAACACGTGGCCAACGATATTAGACACATTTTAAAGGATTACCACGAAACTATCCCGACTGTATTGGAAATTCCTTCAAAGGAGCACCCGTACGACCCCGAACAAGACTATATCATGCAACGGGTCAACATGTTCCTTGGAGGTGGTATGTAG